A genomic segment from Nitrosopumilus sp. K4 encodes:
- a CDS encoding S8 family serine peptidase, which translates to MKQVVIFSLIILVSSILLVSQFLESEHIGVYLDKSVPFVGTEIPRNQGIFGEGVKIAVIDTGVDFNHPDLLGWGPDGKVIGGYNFINEDQLPLDTNGHGTQVAGIIAADGKVKGVAPKAKILAYKVSEDGEGVSSDLIIQAIDMAIEDGADIINISLGVNKTNASIDSAVSRALDREIFVVAAAGNDGPSYKTIGSPGKTLGSVTVGATYNNLTSSLVATLDVGEKPYTVIPMVGSTKLDDPVQGKIIFGGYGKESDLKDKDVKDSILLVERGSDVKGELLYFSIKEENAANAGAKAMIVYNNEPGIFLGELTHNFTKPGYTPRIPVVSIDRDDGLEIKESKDKDASLHLFYNPDFVAHFSSRGPVSPFFIKPDMVAPGAYINTTQSNSAYNFTSGTSYAAPHVSGAAALLLEKNPQIHHHEIRSLLMTTSEPVSDAYGKQFSLSDAGSGRLNIAKAFEADLVILPPNFVVNVSSDNPTAKQEFDLKLLGGSDTIFDKIDVAFEGPEFIQFAHVIEGNTLQAKLNVNGEEYGDHEGKMIIKHNGITYVVPFLMHYTLGSVSVTQQDGKLSFDVYHPEEWNFAKISITNSRDGRIDVTTATPTRDALIDVFENAEYWVDAKIRVNGETFDAFNVIQVNSVTNEKQQFELFKIPQKQVGIIAVIVAIVGVVGLAIRRKSIVEV; encoded by the coding sequence ATGAAACAAGTTGTAATTTTTTCTTTAATCATACTGGTTTCATCAATTTTACTTGTTTCACAATTTTTAGAATCAGAACATATTGGAGTTTATCTTGACAAGAGCGTCCCATTTGTCGGAACAGAGATTCCAAGAAACCAAGGAATATTCGGAGAAGGAGTAAAGATTGCAGTGATTGATACAGGCGTAGACTTTAACCATCCTGATCTTTTAGGATGGGGCCCTGATGGCAAAGTGATTGGAGGATACAACTTTATCAACGAAGATCAGCTGCCGTTGGACACAAACGGTCACGGTACCCAGGTTGCAGGAATAATTGCAGCAGATGGAAAAGTGAAAGGAGTTGCACCAAAGGCAAAGATTCTAGCTTACAAGGTTTCAGAAGACGGAGAAGGAGTGTCTTCGGATTTGATCATACAGGCAATAGATATGGCAATTGAAGATGGCGCAGACATAATCAACATAAGTTTAGGAGTCAATAAAACAAATGCAAGTATTGACAGTGCAGTAAGTAGGGCTTTAGATAGAGAGATTTTTGTAGTAGCTGCTGCAGGAAACGATGGACCATCATACAAAACAATTGGAAGTCCAGGAAAAACTTTAGGTTCTGTAACTGTTGGGGCAACATACAACAACTTGACATCAAGTTTGGTTGCGACACTTGATGTTGGAGAAAAACCATACACTGTAATTCCAATGGTGGGATCCACAAAACTTGATGATCCTGTCCAGGGAAAGATAATCTTCGGAGGATACGGAAAAGAATCAGACCTCAAAGACAAAGACGTAAAGGATTCCATCTTGTTGGTAGAAAGAGGAAGCGACGTCAAAGGAGAGTTGTTGTATTTTTCAATTAAAGAAGAAAATGCTGCAAACGCAGGGGCAAAAGCAATGATTGTGTACAACAACGAACCAGGAATCTTTCTTGGCGAATTAACTCATAACTTTACAAAACCAGGATACACACCAAGAATTCCAGTAGTATCAATTGACAGAGATGACGGACTAGAAATCAAAGAATCAAAAGACAAAGATGCCAGCCTTCACTTGTTTTACAATCCAGACTTTGTTGCTCATTTTAGCTCAAGGGGGCCAGTATCGCCATTTTTCATAAAGCCCGACATGGTAGCTCCGGGGGCATACATTAACACTACACAAAGCAATTCTGCTTACAACTTTACAAGCGGTACTAGCTACGCAGCACCACATGTTAGCGGAGCAGCTGCATTACTTTTAGAAAAGAATCCGCAAATCCATCATCATGAGATAAGGTCGCTTTTAATGACCACATCAGAGCCTGTTTCAGATGCATATGGGAAGCAGTTCTCCCTTAGTGATGCAGGCTCAGGCAGGCTAAACATAGCAAAGGCCTTTGAGGCAGACTTGGTTATTTTGCCACCAAATTTTGTGGTAAATGTATCATCAGACAACCCTACTGCAAAGCAAGAGTTTGATCTAAAGTTGCTTGGGGGATCAGACACAATATTTGATAAAATAGATGTGGCATTTGAGGGACCAGAATTTATCCAGTTTGCACATGTGATTGAAGGAAACACCTTGCAGGCAAAACTCAACGTAAATGGAGAAGAGTACGGAGACCATGAAGGAAAAATGATAATCAAACATAATGGAATTACATATGTTGTTCCATTTTTGATGCATTACACTTTGGGTTCTGTTTCTGTAACTCAGCAGGACGGCAAGTTGAGTTTTGATGTGTACCATCCAGAAGAATGGAACTTTGCAAAGATTTCAATTACAAACAGCAGAGATGGACGTATCGATGTGACAACTGCAACACCAACAAGAGATGCATTAATTGATGTGTTTGAGAATGCGGAATATTGGGTCGATGCAAAAATCAGAGTAAACGGTGAAACATTTGATGCGTTTAATGTAATTCAAGTAAATTCAGTTACAAATGAAAAACAACAGTTTGAACTTTTTAAAATTCCTCAAAAACAAGTTGGAATCATTGCAGTGATTGT